One region of Deltaproteobacteria bacterium CG11_big_fil_rev_8_21_14_0_20_49_13 genomic DNA includes:
- the glyA gene encoding serine hydroxymethyltransferase (catalyzes the reaction of glycine with 5,10-methylenetetrahydrofolate to form L-serine and tetrahydrofolate): MNKKPLSQFDPDIAKAIKNETDREEYGLELIASENYVSKAVLEALGSVMTNKYAEGYPHKRYYGGCEFVDVAEELAVERVKKLFGAEHANVQPHSGAQANMAVYLSVLKPGDTMMGMSLSHGGHLTHGSPANFTGKTYKIVAYGVNPETERIDFNIVRKMAKEHKPKLIVCGASAYARDIDFKSFRDIADEVGALLMADIAHPAGLVATNLHSDPVPHCHFVTSTTHKTLRGPRGGLVMCKNEFAKQLNSAVFPGMQGGPLMHVIAAKAVTFLEDLQPGYKTYCEQIMKNAKAMSSALAEKGFRIVSGGTDNHLFLVDLTDKGYSGKDAEEALGKAGITVNKNTIPRETRSPFITSGMRIGTPAITTRGMKETEMKVIAGWMADVLSDLTNTSRHEEIKREVKKLCEKFPVYV; the protein is encoded by the coding sequence ATGAATAAAAAACCATTATCACAGTTCGACCCCGATATCGCAAAGGCCATCAAAAATGAGACAGACCGGGAAGAGTACGGGCTAGAGCTTATCGCCTCCGAAAATTATGTTAGCAAGGCGGTGTTAGAGGCGCTTGGTTCCGTCATGACCAACAAATACGCCGAAGGATATCCTCATAAACGTTATTACGGCGGTTGCGAATTCGTAGACGTGGCCGAAGAACTTGCCGTGGAACGCGTGAAAAAGCTCTTCGGAGCGGAGCACGCTAACGTTCAGCCCCACTCCGGGGCACAGGCCAACATGGCGGTCTATTTAAGCGTCTTAAAACCGGGTGACACGATGATGGGAATGAGCCTTTCGCATGGCGGCCATCTAACGCACGGCTCCCCCGCCAACTTCACCGGCAAGACATATAAGATCGTGGCCTACGGTGTAAATCCCGAGACCGAAAGGATCGATTTCAATATTGTCCGTAAAATGGCCAAAGAGCACAAACCAAAGCTTATCGTCTGCGGCGCCTCCGCCTACGCGCGCGACATCGACTTTAAGTCGTTCCGCGACATAGCGGATGAAGTGGGCGCCCTTTTAATGGCCGATATCGCCCATCCAGCAGGTCTCGTTGCAACCAATCTCCATTCGGACCCTGTTCCCCACTGTCATTTTGTGACAAGCACCACTCATAAGACTCTGCGCGGTCCCAGAGGCGGCCTTGTCATGTGCAAGAACGAATTTGCGAAGCAGCTGAACTCCGCCGTTTTCCCCGGGATGCAGGGTGGCCCTCTGATGCACGTCATTGCCGCAAAGGCGGTTACTTTCCTTGAGGACCTCCAACCCGGTTACAAGACATACTGCGAACAGATAATGAAAAACGCAAAGGCGATGTCTTCCGCACTGGCGGAGAAGGGTTTCAGGATAGTTTCCGGAGGCACCGACAATCACTTGTTCCTCGTTGATCTTACAGACAAGGGCTACTCCGGAAAAGATGCCGAAGAGGCGCTCGGGAAGGCCGGGATCACGGTCAACAAAAACACGATTCCCAGAGAGACACGGTCCCCTTTCATTACAAGCGGCATGAGAATTGGCACCCCTGCAATAACGACCCGCGGAATGAAAGAAACAGAGATGAAGGTGATCGCCGGATGGATGGCCGATGTCCTTTCCGACCTCACGAACACATCGAGGCACGAAGAGATCAAAAGGGAAGTCAAGAAACTTTGCGAAAAGTTCCCGGTATATGTATAA
- the acpP gene encoding acyl carrier protein → MSVETKIKDIIAEQLGINEDDIAPESSLSVDLGADSLDIIELVMALEEEFEMEIADEEAEQLDTVNDFIEFVSRRSC, encoded by the coding sequence AGACCAAGATAAAAGATATTATCGCCGAACAGCTTGGAATAAATGAGGACGATATCGCCCCCGAATCTTCGCTGTCCGTCGACCTGGGAGCCGACTCCCTTGACATAATAGAGCTTGTCATGGCCTTGGAAGAAGAGTTCGAAATGGAGATCGCCGATGAAGAGGCCGAACAGCTCGACACCGTTAACGACTTTATCGAATTTGTTTCACGACGCAGTTGCTAA
- the rpiB gene encoding ribose 5-phosphate isomerase B, translating into MKVAIASDHAGFKMKEALKPLLKSLNIELKDLGTTSEDPVDYPDYGKKVGAAIATKRAERGILICGSGIGMCISANRYKGVRAVTVSDEFDAEMSRKHNNSNVACIGARKTSLKDAEKLLKIWFETPFEGGRHEGRVNKIDQS; encoded by the coding sequence ATGAAGGTTGCAATCGCTTCCGACCATGCAGGTTTCAAGATGAAAGAGGCTTTGAAGCCTCTTTTGAAGTCTTTGAATATCGAGTTGAAAGATCTGGGCACCACTTCAGAAGATCCCGTTGATTATCCCGATTACGGCAAAAAAGTAGGCGCGGCCATAGCCACAAAAAGGGCCGAGCGCGGAATACTTATCTGCGGAAGCGGAATAGGTATGTGCATCTCGGCCAACCGTTACAAGGGCGTTCGTGCCGTCACCGTAAGCGACGAGTTCGATGCTGAAATGAGCCGCAAACACAACAATTCGAACGTTGCCTGCATTGGCGCCAGAAAGACCTCCCTTAAAGATGCGGAAAAGCTCCTTAAGATCTGGTTCGAAACGCCTTTCGAAGGCGGCAGGCACGAAGGAAGAGTAAACAAGATCGACCAAAGTTAA
- a CDS encoding NrdR family transcriptional regulator: protein MKCPHCGNLESKVVDSRLSAEGDITRRRRECERCNKRFTSYERVEAELPMIVKKDGRREPFDRLKILHGMQKACEKRPIGMDTIEGVVNQIEIWAQELGRTEVLSHLVGEKVMEALHGLDEIAYVRYASVYRSFKDINEFMDELKDVLNKKQS, encoded by the coding sequence ATGAAATGTCCGCACTGCGGAAATCTAGAAAGTAAGGTCGTTGATTCACGGCTCTCCGCCGAAGGTGATATCACAAGGCGCAGGCGCGAATGCGAGCGCTGTAACAAACGTTTCACGTCATACGAACGCGTCGAGGCGGAGCTTCCCATGATAGTCAAAAAGGACGGACGAAGGGAACCGTTCGACCGGCTCAAGATACTTCACGGCATGCAGAAGGCCTGTGAAAAGCGCCCCATCGGCATGGACACCATCGAGGGGGTCGTTAATCAAATAGAGATCTGGGCACAGGAGCTGGGCCGGACGGAGGTCTTAAGTCATCTTGTCGGCGAGAAGGTCATGGAGGCCCTCCACGGCCTGGACGAGATCGCCTACGTCAGATATGCGTCTGTATACCGCTCGTTCAAGGATATAAACGAGTTCATGGATGAACTGAAGGATGTATTGAATAAAAAGCAAAGTTAG
- the ribD gene encoding riboflavin biosynthesis protein RibD: protein MPKSRDILKTEAFMQRALHLAFRGYGLTSPNPMVGAVIVKNGKVIAEGFHKGSGLPHAEINALRRVGKKAKGATLYINLEPCSHFGRTPPCADAIIKAGIKQVIYGMKDPNPLVSGQGLKKLKKAGIKVEGPILEGACLRLNLPFIKHIRTGLPFVTAKIALTLDGKIADYKGDSKWITNESSRTYTHVLRAGVDVVMVGYNTAKKDKPKLNVRLPGYKGRQPVPIVVSLRAQKGRGNLHRKVDLKKLLKELGAAGFQSILVEGGGELQSEMIRKRLVNRFVVFVSTKLLGGKGLPWTRDIGPVSIKSPVKIIPEQVFMLGDDIVIEGLPSY, encoded by the coding sequence ATGCCCAAAAGTAGAGATATACTAAAAACAGAAGCCTTCATGCAGCGCGCACTACACCTGGCCTTTAGGGGTTACGGCCTCACCTCGCCTAATCCTATGGTCGGGGCCGTTATCGTAAAAAATGGCAAGGTGATCGCCGAAGGGTTCCATAAAGGGTCCGGCCTTCCGCATGCCGAGATAAATGCGCTTCGCCGCGTCGGTAAAAAAGCAAAAGGTGCGACACTTTATATAAATCTTGAACCGTGCTCCCATTTTGGCAGGACGCCTCCATGCGCGGACGCTATTATAAAGGCCGGTATCAAACAAGTTATATACGGGATGAAAGACCCTAACCCTTTGGTCTCGGGCCAAGGTCTTAAAAAACTAAAGAAGGCCGGGATAAAGGTAGAGGGACCCATTCTAGAAGGTGCTTGTCTTAGACTTAATCTCCCGTTCATTAAACATATAAGAACGGGTCTTCCTTTTGTCACGGCAAAGATAGCCTTAACGCTTGACGGAAAGATAGCGGACTATAAAGGCGATTCAAAATGGATAACGAACGAGTCCTCAAGGACATATACCCATGTATTGCGGGCGGGGGTTGACGTGGTAATGGTCGGCTATAACACAGCAAAGAAGGATAAACCTAAACTTAACGTAAGGCTTCCTGGATATAAAGGAAGACAACCCGTGCCGATAGTGGTTTCATTGCGAGCCCAGAAAGGGCGTGGCAATCTCCACCGCAAGGTTGATCTTAAAAAACTTCTAAAAGAGCTGGGCGCCGCCGGATTTCAATCGATACTTGTTGAAGGTGGAGGCGAACTACAGTCCGAGATGATAAGAAAGAGACTTGTCAACCGTTTCGTTGTCTTCGTTTCAACCAAGTTACTTGGCGGCAAGGGCCTGCCGTGGACACGCGACATTGGGCCTGTTTCCATTAAGAGCCCGGTAAAGATAATCCCCGAACAGGTCTTCATGCTCGGGGATGATATCGTTATAGAAGGTCTCCCTTCTTATTAG